One window of the Dermacentor andersoni chromosome 10, qqDerAnde1_hic_scaffold, whole genome shotgun sequence genome contains the following:
- the LOC129388016 gene encoding uncharacterized protein, with protein sequence MAAAENDGDRVRGEALTAVAKATYCTGPLPVDGPADLRLARIVYRECHRYASASSAAFAATLESARSQLKWTEIRDSSSYDKLVELLVRTSLLVGFHTVLIIELFTEDSDAVLRLSSGTSLLRKLTTTGDRRDLVSSLRSVGKYDDQGLNTILEMDDLVKGPLDANRNSTRSAEGDVNGPLEEFLDGLVPDVNATAWAGKVEDVLVCFGKNGLFLSDIAIANEATGFRRAFREMTSNGGIQQTALYLASHLDAEILSLELSRSRLSLGPEDQERFCVVLVQRTLAFLWPRFVASALQVRQTEDVVEAMFDQLKKTSHDTAMLKWLTTSLRRTAHEKIRTVGLVVTSRDMSRRDSHRRSDAWWTRGALHQYGISAACLERLHNHLGLQRRVSGGGERQRHEMVLRAQGLRLAYDALVASYGRSAAGRDFRKQWPEAQAAFFARFCLLSCDADQSPSPLSPRASCLLPLHNMPEFGAAFGCSSREDFVAQQCLP encoded by the exons ATGGCGGCCGCGGAGAACGATGGAGATCGAGTCCGGGGCGAA GCACTGACGGCAGTGGCCAAAGCCACCTAttgcactggcccactgccagtcg ATGGTCCGGCAGATCTGCGTCTGGCACGCATCGTCTACCGGGAGTGCCATCGTTACGCGTCGGCGAGTTCGGCCGCGTTCGCTGCAACGCTCGAGTCGGCGCGGAGCCAGCTGAAATGGACCGAGATCCGTGACTCGAGCAGCTACGACAAGCTCGTCGAGCTCCTGGTGCGGACGTCGCTGCTCGTCGGTTTCCACACGGTGCTCATCATCGAACTGTTCACTGAGGACAGCGACGCCGTGCTGCGGCTTTCGAGCGGAACGTCGCTGCTCCGTAAGCTCACGACCACCGGTGACCGCCGCGATCTGGTGTCCAGTCTGCGAAGCGTCGGGAAATACGATGACCAGGGTCTCAACACGATCCTGGAGATGGACGACCTCGTCAAAGGCCCACTAGACGCCAACCGCAACTCCACTCGAAGCGCGGAAGGCGACGTGAATGGGCCCTTGGAGGAGTTTCTAGACGGGCTCGTCCCCGACGTGAACGCGACAGCATGGGCCGGAAAGGTTGAAGATGTGCTTGTGTGTTTTGGAAAGAACGGTTTGTTCTTGTCGGACATCGCTATAGCCAATGAAGCAACTGGCTTCCGGCGGGCGTTCCGCGAAATGACATCAAACGGCGGCATCCAGCAAACCGCGTTGTACCTGGCCTCGCATCTGGATGCCGAAATACTCTCGTTGGAGCTGTCCAGAAGCCGCCTGTCGCTGGGTCCCGAAGACCAGGAGCGATTTTGCGTTGTCCTGGTGCAGAGGACCTTGGCCTTTTTGTGGCCGCGGTTCGTGGCGAGCGCCCTGCAGGTTCGCCAAACTGAGGACGTCGTCGAGGCCATGTTCGACCAACTGAAAAAGACATCGCACGACACCGCCATGCTCAAGTGGCTCACCACGTCGTTGCGCCGGACCGCCCACGAGAAGATCAGGACGGTGGGACTCGTCGTTACCTCCCGAGATATGTCG AGAAGAGACTCCCACCGACGCAGCGACGCCTGGTGGACTCGAGGAGCGCTGCATCAGTACGGAATCAGCGCCGCGTGCCTGGAACGGCTGCACAACCACCTGGGTCTGCAGCGCCGGGTCAGCGGCGGCGGCGAGCGGCAGCGTCACGAGATGGTGCTCCGCGCCCAGGGCCTGCGGCTCGCGTATGACGCCCTGGTGGCGAGCTACGGCAGATCGGCGGCGGGCCGCGACTTTCGGAAGCAGTGGCCCGAGGCTCAGGCGGCGTTCTTCGCCCGCTTCTGCCTGCTCTCCTGCGACGCGGACCAAAGCCCGAGTCCGCTGTCTCCGCGCGCCAGCTGCCTGCTGCCGCTGCACAACATGCCGGAGTTCGGCGCCGCCTTCGGCTGTTCTTCCCGGGAGGATTTCGTCGCACAGCAGTGCCTGCCTTAG
- the LOC126543434 gene encoding uncharacterized protein produces MEDQGADAGSKRRKSSLHKSQKQPSARAVAMRASIAAEPEVRVISPPNKLSFDDGQQPETEGASPSGVTTHRTLSRWRSSSVGSLSEGSGGAKFEEMSKWRSSSVGSLSEGSGGVRRTSAGSVLEIHSSRHSRKGPNVADGGATSPDLKGNVIEAPAELMSLRRSTERSEGKRPSTALKTSSSSSSSSSSSSKRKRTKHEGAKQEATAEAHAEKDATKPGTSSSSGKTEHNAVAGHTEPKPSSYAARSKGLPEKDANAKTQAEKGHAKPRTSSFSEATRRASTASTTGPCALGAAVSEPQDEVRPAAPAPVTAKITGTTVEPASTKESHQSSSSTTIPGVTASKDHASSRSHKRRASSSRWDFSRRVSTSTASDGPAVAAVSHGQAPAHAPGEEEVISKAPSSALAPHSKPPDTTIAASTTRSQNQPSCSVAAPVGIAVPAVSQEVVVPHTSRNGKVTEAAAYASAPWKIQCAAPPATSSSQDDKMASRDKDVAGGGKAAVDQQTHQPPASRQETHPQPPKLAQTNRRRLGEQTRDVPKEGKADDTGISTGPADETHLASPVDAEGNDGIGSTGRWSFYAMNVSFVTEVDERQQHVLQAVMICVCAVMLSLLVTAMLLMFYAKAGTSPLDCKTAECLAARNYLASLINASGDACGDFYGYVCDSWIARGEGGGSFRRDNVEASEARVSEFLRSRDMAEERAAAVKSRVKVLENRRAQQGVCKEPKEGSFASFTQSLHRNRVTAVFGTIVLSNIFKRKMRAVIWVKVLPCDAWCLVSECAGCLMVGFVTWHALVAGDPYD; encoded by the exons ATGGAAGACCAGGGCGCCGACGCGGGCAGCAAGCGCCGGAAGTCTTCGCTTCACAAGAGCCAGAAGCAGCCCTCAGCCAGAGCCGTGGCAATGAGGGCGTCCATAGCGGCCGAACCAGAAGTACGCGTCATCAGCCCACCGAATAAACTCAGTTTCGATGATGGACAGCAACCTGAGACCGAGGGCGCCTCGCCTTCCGGCGTCACTACCCATCGGACATTGTCCAGATGGCGCAGCTCATCTGTCGGTAGCCTCAGCGAAGGCAGCGGAGGCGCGAAGTTCGAAGAAATGTCCAAGTGGCGCAGCTCATCCGTCGGTAGCCTCAGCGAAGGCAGCGGAGGCGTGAGGCGAACGTCTGCTGGGTCCGTTTTGGAAATTCATTCCTCGCGTCATTCACGGAAGGGGCCAAATGTCGCGGATGGTGGCGCGACTTCCCCGGACCTAAAAGGCAACGTCATAGAGGCGCCTGCGGAACTGATGTCGCTTCGCCGGTCCACAGAGAGGAGCGAAGGCAAGCGCCCAAGTACTGCTTTGAAAacttcctcgtcgtcgtcgtcgtcgtcgtcatcatcctcGAAGAGGAAACGGACCAAACACGAAGGAGCCAAACAAGAAGCGACTGCCGAAGCTCACGCTGAGAAAGATGCTACCAAACCTGGAACGAGCAGCTCTTCGGGAAAGACTGAGCATAATGCGGTGGCTGGTCACACAGAACCGAAGCCAAGCTCCTATGCAGCCAG ATCCAAGGGCCTGCCCGAGAAGGACGCGAACGCCAAAACACAGGCCGAGAAAGGTCATGCCAAGCCCAGAACAAGCAGCTTTTCAGAAGCGACACGTAGAGCATCGACGGCTTCGACAACTGGACCGTGTGCACTAGGAGCTGCAGTGTCCGAGCCACAGGACGAAGTCCGACCTGCTGCCCCGGCGCCCGTGACTGCTAAGATCACCGGGACAACAGTTGAGCCTGCCTCCACGAAGGAAAGCCACCAGTCTTCGTCATCGACAACAATACCTGGCGTGACGGCGTCCAAGGACCATGCGTCGTCTAGATCCCACAAAAGACGGGCTTCCTCGAGCAGATGGGATTTCTCAAGACGGGTTTCCACAAGCACGGCATCTGATGGTCCAGCTGTAGCGGCGGTGAGCCATGGCCAAGCTCCTGCTCATGCACCGGGAGAGGAGGAGGTCATTTCCAAGGCGCCAAGTTCGGCACTGGCTCCACATAGCAAACCACCGGACACAACGATTGCTGCCTCGACGACCAGATCTCAAAACCAGCCATCTTGTTCGGTTGCCGCCCCGGTTGGCATTGCCGTCCCTGCAGTGAGCCAGGAAGTTGTCGTTCCACATACGTCGCGTAATGGGAAGGTCACCGAGGCGGCGGCCTATGCTTCGGCTCCGTGGAAGATCCAGTGCGCCGCCCCGCCAGCGACGTCTAGCAGCCAGGACGACAAGATGGCGAGCCGAGACAAGGACGTGGCCGGAGGCGGGAAGGCTGCCGTGGATCAGCAAACGCACCAGCCACCAGCCAGCCGGCAAGAAACGCATCCACAGCCACCGAAGTTAGCGCAAACGAATCGCAGAAGACTCGGTGAACAAACGCGAGATGTGCCGAAGGAGGGTAAGGCAGACGACACGGGGATATCTACAGGGCCGGCCGACGAAACGCACCTGGCATCCCCCGTGGATGCTGAAGGGAACGATGGCATTGGCTCCACGGGTCGATGGTCATTTTATG CGATGAACGTGTCGTTCGTGACGGAGGTCGACGAGCGACAGCAGCATGTCCTGCAAGCCGTCATGATCTGCGTGTGCGCGGTCATGCTCTCGCTGCTGGTCACCGCCATGCTGCTCATGTTTTACGCCAAGGCCGGCACGTCGCCCCTGGACTGCAAAACGGCCGAGTGCCTCGCTGCGCGCAACTACCTGGCCAGTCTGATCAATGCCAGCGGGGACGCGTGCGGCGATTTTTACGGCTACGTCTGCGACTCGTGGATCGCGCGCGGAGAGGGCGGCGGGAGCTTTCGCCGGGACAACGTCGAGGCGTCCGAGGCCAGGGTCAGCGAGTTTCTCCGGAGCCGAGACATGGCGGAAG AAAGAGCAGCGGCCGTCAAAAGCAGGGTCAAAGTGCTTGAGAACCGCCGGGCACAGCAGGGTGTTTGTAAAGAGCCTAAGGAGGGTTCGTTCGCCAGCTTTACCCAGTCCCTTCATAGGAACCGAGTAACGGCGGTGTTCGGCACGATAGTGCTCAGTAATATCTTTAAAAGAAAGATGAGGGCTGTGATCTGGGTCAAGGTCCTCCCATGTGATGCCTGGTGCCTGGTAAGTGAGTGCGCGGGCTGCCTCATGGTCGGCTTCGTTACCTGGCATGCCTTGGTGGCCGGGGACCCATATGATTGA
- the LOC140213451 gene encoding uncharacterized protein → MDDPEAALNVPLPEDMELQQFEDALTPEDTPTLTSTSTDAMVDATASRKAPLHPDVNPFAPLAEPEPPRGSKGGMTAEQLMMNLHCRKCDIISARPIGEKGTAVVTFKGTSLPYKIGLKSFTIRVYPFKSQEVNCFIPRLPYYEGYGFPEDTVTPDIMIRLKEGVLDVSSSCPRIVVGVDIRKAFDSLPHASIMQAIQEMGIKGNMHNFIAAFLQDRTFQVQVGSDLSSYHHNGVGVPQGAVISPTLFNIVLAALPAKLETITSIEHAIYADDVTLWITRGSLGEREEALQTALNTIESFTREIALTLAPEKTEISKRTRGVQEKEMRHFVQAFLHSRILYGAPFHPITRTQLHSLERLNNEARRVMTVLPKYTPLSALKSCSALGDIADLISMHEHTHVTRLKSTNAGRATLVKIGHDISNLPALPRISPPWEHVPIADPKPLPKNMGQDQLARRQAHAKRHKKYTQQLREWGNDNSGRCHIVYVDASIGGPEEEPMFTTAWTNMEATERGSKLHLTRHVVQSSTAELYAILDFAKHAEHTANKLPRDAKHHYKVFTDSQNAFRACQDTRTTTAVVQQLRLHVRRLRDQGHDFQLHWIPGHTGIPGNERAHRLARATLLSALSKPPEQLLNNVPEDTEIHSQWYDPMEAIAEAKRHRRSYLFTTSNPMDIPPLPSQAYTRRQQVLLRQVQTGTLLTPFLVQRFRRKEDRRGLECSRAGTCSPCNTRADLEHLIWDCPLYSGPRQRALASLPTEWRPTSLQTWALARYCSAATANELWRSLYEFLDDPEPPATGTRLLHLERTSESIRPHDVDN, encoded by the exons ATGGATGACCCAGAGGCAGCCTTGAACGTTCCATTACCCGAGGACATGGAGTTACAGCAGTTTGAAGACGCCCTCACGCCAGAGGATACGCCAACCCTAACGAGCACCTCGACCGACGCCATGGTAGACGCCACCGCTTCGAGGAAGGCGCCGTTGCATCCAGACGTGAATCCGTTCGCTCCACTTGCTGAACCTGAGCCACCAAggggaagcaaag GAGGGATGACTGCCGAGCAGCTTATGATGAACCTGCACTGCCGGAAGTGCGACATTATCAGCGCTCGCCCCATTGGGGAGAAAGGCACAGCTGTAGTCACCTTTAAAGGGACTAGCCTTCCATACAAAATTGGGCTCAAGTCTTTCACAATACGAGTCTACCCATTCAAGTCGCAG GAGGTGAACTGCTTCATTCCACGCTTACCATACTACGAGGGCTATGGCTTTCCCGAAGACACCGTCACACCT GATATTATGATCCGCCTAAAAGAGGGCGTGCTCGATGTCTCGTCCTCGTGTCCTCGCATAGTTGTTGGGGTGGACATCAGGAAAGCTTTCGATAGCCTTCCCCACGCCTCTATCATGCAGGCGATACAAGAAATGGGCATCAAAGGCAACATGCACAACTTTATTGCTGCGTTTCTCCAAGACAGAACGTTTCAAGTTCAAGTAGGCAGCGACCTCAGCTCCTATCATCATAACGGGGTTGGAGTCCCACAGGGAGCCGTAATCTCTCCAACATTATTCAACATCGTCTTAGCAGCCCTTCCTGCAAAACTTGAGACAATCACAAGCATCGAGCAcgctatctacgcagatgatgtGACGCTGTGGATTACGCGAGGTTCCCTAGGAGAACGAGAGGAGGCCCTGCAGACGGCGTTGAATACCATCGAGAGCTTCACGAGGGAGATAGCGCTTACACTAGCACCAGAGAAGACCGA GATTTCCAAGCGTACAAGGGgcgttcaagaaaaagaaatgagacaCTTTGTGCAGGCTTTCCTGCATTCTCGCATCCTGTATGGCGCCCCTTTTCACCCCATCACTCGAACACAGCTACATTCTCTGGAACGCCTCAACAACGAGGCAAGGAGAGTAATGACAGTATTGCCAAAGTACACGCCACTTTCTGCACTCAAGAGCTGCAGCGCTTTGGGTGACATCGCTGATCTTATTTCAATGCACGAGCATACTCATGTGACACGCCTCAAGTCCACAAACGCAGGAAGGGCCACATTGGTTAAAATTGGGCATGACATCTCTAACCTTCCGGCGCTTCCACGGATATCTCCCCCTTGGGAGCACGTACCAATTGCGGATCCCAAGCCACTACCGAAGAACATGGGACAAGATCAACTGGCAAGAAGACAGGCCCACGCCAAACGCCATAAGAAATATACGCAACAACTACGTGAGTGGGGCAACGACAACTCTGGCAGGTGCCATATAGTCTATGTGGATGCCTCTATCGGAGGACCAGAGGAGGAGCCAATGTTCACTACGGCGTGGACAAATATGGAAGCAACCGAACGGGGCAGTAAACTCCACCTCACAAGACATGTCGTTCAGAGCTCTACGGCAGAACTGTATGCCATCCTAGATTTTGCCAAGCATGCTGAACACACTGCCAACAAACTTCCAAGAGATGCTAAGCACCACTACAAAGTGTTTACGGACTCTCAAAATGCCTTTAGAGCTTGCCAGGACACTCGCACAACCACTGCTGTGGTACAACAACTCCGCCTCCACGTGCGTCGTCTGCGTGACCAAGGTCATGATTTTCAGTTACACTGGATCCCGGGGCACACGGGTATACCAGGAAATGAACGGGCCCATCGACTAGCGCGCGCCACGCTACTATCCGCGCTGTCGAAACCGCCCGAACAATTACTGAACAACGTACCTGAAGACACGGAAATACACAGTCAGTGGTACGATCCCATGGAAGCAATAGCCGAAGCCAAGCGCCACCGACGCAGCTATCTCTTCACTACGTCCAATCCCATGGACATTCCTCCCCTTCCCTCCCAGGCTTATACTCGTCGGCAGCAGGTTCTGCTCCGGCAGGTACAGACTGGCACCCTCCTTACTCCCTTCCTCGTGCAGCGTTTTCGCAGAAAGGAGGACCGTCGTGGCCTGGAATGTTCGCGTGCGggtacctgcagcccctgcaacaCCAGGGCGGACCTCGAACACTTAATCTGGGACTGCCCGCTGTATTCTGGCCCTAGGCAAAGGGCCCTTGCTTCGCTCCCAACGGAATGGCGACCAACCTCCCTACAGACCTGGGCGCTAGCGAGATACTGCAGTGCTGCGACCGCCAACGAGCTCTGGCGGTCACTGTACGAATTCCTGGATGATCCTGAGCCTCCAGCCACTGGGACCAGGCTTCTTCATCTCGAGCGTACCAGCGAAAGCATCAGACCCCATGATGTAGATAATTAA